The Phacochoerus africanus isolate WHEZ1 chromosome X, ROS_Pafr_v1, whole genome shotgun sequence genome has a segment encoding these proteins:
- the HCFC1 gene encoding host cell factor 1 isoform X3, whose product MASAVSPANSPAVLLQPRWKRVVGWSGPVPRPRHGHRAVAIKELIVVFGGGNEGIVDELHVYNTATNQWFIPAVRGDIPPGCAAYGFVCDGTRLLVFGGMVEYGKYSNDLYELQASRWEWKRLKAKTPKNGPPPCPRLGHSFSLVGNKCYLFGGLANDSEDPKNNIPRYLNDLYILELRPGSGVVAWDIPITYGVLPPPRESHTAVVYTEKDNKKSKLVIYGGMSGCRLGDLWTLDIETLTWNKPSLSGVAPLPRSLHSATTIGNKMYVFGGWVPLVMDDVKVATHEKEWKCTNTLACLNLDTMAWETILMDTLEDNVPRARAGHCAVAINSRLYIWSGRDGYRKAWNNQVCCKDLWYLETEKPPPPARVQLVRANTNSLEVSWGAVATADSYLLQLQKYDIPATAATATSPTPNPVPSVPANPPKSPAPAAAAPAVQPLTQVGITLLPQAAAAPPTTTTIQVLPTVPGSSISVPAAARTQGVPAVLKVTGPQATTGTPLVTMRPASQAGKAPVTVTSLPAGVRMVVPTQSAQGTVIGSSPQMSGMAALAAAAAATQKIPPSSAPTVLSVPAGTTIVKTVAVTPGTTTLPATVKVASSPVMVSNPATRMLKTAAAQVGTSVSSAANTSTRPIITVHKSGTVTVAQQAQVVTTVVGGVTKTITLVKSPISVPGGSALISNLGKVMSVVQTKPVQTSAVTGQASTGPVTQIIQTKGPLPAGTILKLVTSADGKPTTIITTTQAGGAGTKPTILGISSVSPSTTKPGTTTIIKTIPMSAIITQAGATGVTSSPGIKSPITIITTKVMTSGTGAPAKIITAVPKIATGHGQQGVTQVVLKGAPGQPGTILRTVPMGGVRLVTPVTVSAVKPAVTTLVVKGTTGVTTLGTVTGTVSTSLAGAGGHSTSASLATPITTLGTIATLSSQVINPTAITVSAAQTTLTAAGGLTTPTITMQPVSQPTQVTLITAPSGVEAQPVHDLPVSILASPTTEQPTATVTIADSGQGDVQPGTVTLVCSNPPCETHETGTTNTATTTVVANLGGHPQPTQVQFVCDRQEAAASLVTSAVGQQNGSVVRVCSNPPCETHDTGTTNTATTATSNMAGQHGCANPPCETHETGTTSTATTAMSGLGAGHRRDARLACAAGTVPAAAVRVGVAAGAAAGAAEGAQGAVKPSCQTRQTSATSTTMTVMATGAPCPAGPLLRPSLALEAGGHGTTLVQLGPVSAQVRAGSLGGEDSPLAGLGSLVSVGRPLEAHRSHTTSTPAAACTDLGAGEPGEAQGTPVLVYESSAGPAVTATALEALLCSSAVVTRVCSNPPCETHETGTTHTPTTATSGGGAGQPEAGQQPPAGRPCETHQTASTGTTMSVSVGALLPDAVPAHRTPESGLEGAPSPTVTPQAAASLLAPFPTQRVCSNPPCETHETGTTHTATTVTSNMSSNQDPPPPASDQGEVESTQGDSMNIASSSPIATTGSSTLTRAVTTVTQSTPAPGPSVPKISSVTETTPGALTTEVPIPATITVTIANTETSDMPFSAVDILQPPEELQASPGPRQQLPPRQLLQPAATPLMGESAEVLSASQTPELQAAVDLSSTGDPSSGQEPATSAVVATVVVQPPPPTQSEVDQLSLPQELMAEAQAGTTTLMVTGLTPEELAVTAAAEAAAQAAATEEAQALAIQAVLQAAQQAVMGTGEPMDTSEAAAAVTQAELSHLSAEGQEGQATTIPIVLTQQELAALVQQQQLQEAQAQQQQHHLPTEALAPADSLNDPTIESNCLNELAGAVPSTVALLPPTATESLAPSNTFVAPQPVVVASPAKLQAAATLTEVANGIEPLGVKPDLPPPPSKAPVKKENQWFDVGVIKGTNVMVTHYFLPPDDAVPSDDDSGTVPDYNQLKKQELQPGTAYKFRVAGINACGRGPFSEISAFKTCLPGFPGAPCAIKISKSPDGAHLTWEPPSVTSGKIIEYSVYLAIQSSQAGGEPKSAAPAQLAFMRVYCGPSPSCLVQSSSLSNAHIDYTTKPAIIFRIAARNEKGYGPATQVRWLQETSKDSSGTKPASKRPMSSPEMKSAPKKSKADGP is encoded by the exons ATGGCTTCGGCCGTGTCACCCGCCAACTCGCCAGCGGTGCTCCTGCAGCCTCGCTGGAAGCGAGTGGTGGGCTGGTCGGGTCCAGTACCCCGGCCCCGCCACGGCCACCGCGCCGTGGCCATCAAGGAGCTCATCGTGGTGTTTGGCGGCGGCAACGAGGGGATCGTGGACGAACTGCACGTGTACAACACGG CGACCAACCAGTGGTTCATCCCCGCCGTGAGGGGGGACATCCCTCCAGGCTGCGCGGCCTATGGCTTCGTGTGCGACGGGACGCGCCTGCTGGTGTTCGGAGGCATGGTGGAGTACGGGAAATACAGCAACGATCTCTACGAGCTGCAG GCGAGCCGATGGGAGTGGAAGAGACTGAAGGCAAAGACGCCCAAAAACGGGCCCCCTCCGTGTCCTCGGCTCGGGCACAGCTTCTCCCTCGTGGGCAACAAATGTTACCTGTTCGGAGGTCTGGCCAACGACAGCGAGGACCCCAAGAACAACATTCCCAG GTACCTGAATGACTTATACATCCTGGAACTGCGGCCGGGCTCTGGAGTGGTAGCCTGGGACATTCCCATCACTTACGGCGTCCTGCCCCCGCCGCGGGAGTCGCATACAGCCGTGGTCTACACCGAGAAAGACAACAAGAAGTCCAAGCTGGTGATCTATGGAGGGATGAGTGGCTGCAGGCTAGGCGACCTCTGGACCCTGGATATTG AGACTCTGACGTGGAACAAGCCCAGTCTCAGTGGGGTGGCACCTCTTCCTCGGAGCCTCCACTCGGCCACGACGATAGGAAACAA AATGTACGTGTTTGGTGGCTGGGTGCCTCTCGTCATGGATGACGTCAAAGTGGCCACACACGAGAAGGAGTGGAAGTGTACCAACACACTGGCTTGTCTCAACCTGG ACACCATGGCCTGGGAGACCATCCTGATGGACACGCTGGAGGACAACGTTCCCCGGGCCCGAGCCGGCCACTGCGCCGTCGCCATCAACAGCCGCCTGTACATTTGGAGTGGGCGTGACGGCTACCGAAAGGCCTGGAACAACCAGGTCTGCTGCAAGGACCTCTGGTACCTGGAGACAG AAAAGCCACCGCCCCCGGCCCGGGTACAGCTGGTGCGAGCCAACACCAACTCGCTGGAGGTGAGCTGGGGGGCAGTGGCCACAGCCGACAgttaccttctgcagctccagaaATATGACATTCCTGCCACGGCTGCTACTGCCACCTCCCCCACACCCAATCCAGTCCCGTCTGTGCCTGCCAACCCTCCCAAGAGCCCTGCCCCCGCAGCAGCCGCACCTGCCGTGCAGCCGCTGACCCAAGTAGGCATCACGCTCCTGCCCCAGGCTGCCGCCGCGCCCccgaccaccaccaccatccaggTCTTGCCGACGGTGCCCGGCAGCTCGATTTCCGTGCCCGCTGCAGCCAGGACTCAAG GTGTCCCTGCTGTGCTCAAAGTGACTGGTCCTCAGGCTACAACGGGAACCCCGTTGGTTACCATGCGACCTGCCAGCCAGGCTGGGAAAGCCCCCGTCACTGTGACCTCCCTCCCTGCAGGCGTGCGAATGGTTGTGCCTACGCAGAGCGCCCAGGGCACG GTCATCGGCAGCAGCCCGCAGATGAGTGGCATGGCCGCCTTGGCAGCAGCGGCCGCCGCCACCCAGAAGATCCCTCCGTCCTCGGCGCCCACGGTGCTGAGTGTCCCAGCTGGCACCACCATCGTCAAAACCGTGGCCGTGACGCCTGGCACCACCACGCTCCCAGCCACCGTGAAGGTGGCTTCCTCGCCTGTCATG GTGAGCAACCCAGCCACTCGCATGCTGAAGACCGCGGCTGCCCAGGTGGGGACGTCCGTCTCCTCTGCGGCCAACACATCCACCCGTCCCATCATCACCGTGCACAAGTCGGGGACTGTGACAGTGGCCCAGCAAGCCCAGGTGGTGACCACGGTGGTGGGTGGGGTCACCAAGACCATCACCCTGGTGAAGAGTCCCATCTCCGTCCCCGGAGGCAGTGCTCTG ATTTCCAATCTGGGCAAGGTGATGTCTGTGGTGCAGACCAAGCCAGTTCAGACCTCCGCCGTCACGGGCCAGGCGTCCACAGGCCCGGTGACTCAGATCATCCAG ACCAAAGGGCCCCTGCCAGCCGGGACCATCCTGAAGCTGGTGACCTCCGCAGACGGCAAGcccaccaccatcatcacgaCCACGCAGGCCGGCGGGGCAGGCACGAAGCCCACCATTCTTGGCATCAGCAGCGTGTCCCCCAGCACCACGAAGCCGggcaccaccaccatcatcaagaCCATCCCCATGTCAGCCATCATCACGCAGGCGGGCGCCACGG GTGTGACCAGCAGTCCTGGCATCAAGTCgcccatcaccatcatcaccaccaaggTGATGACCTCCGGAACCGGAGCCCCCGCCAAGATCATCACTGCCGTGCCCAAGATCGCCACCGGCCACGGGCAGCAAGGCGTGACCCAG GTGGTGCTGAAGGGCGCGCCGGGCCAGCCGGGCACCATCCTCCGCACCGTGCCCATGGGGGGCGTCCGCCTGGTCACCCCCGTCACCGTCTCCGCAGTCAAGCCGGCTGTCACCACATTGGTTGTGAAGGGCACCACAG GCGTCACAACTCTGGGCACAGTGACAGGCACGGTCTCCACCAGCCTCGCCGGAGCCGGGGGCCACAGCACCAGCGCCTCCCTGGCCACGCCCATCACCACCCTGGGCACCATTGCCACTCTCTCGAGCCAGGTGATCAACCCCACTGCCATCACTGTGTCGGCGGCGCAGACCACGCTGACGGCGGCCGGCGGCCTCACCACGCCCACCATCACCATGCAG CCCGTCTCGCAGCCCACCCAGGTGACTCTGATCACAGCCCCCAGCGGGGTCGAGGCCCAGCCCGTGCACGACCTCCCGGTGTCCATCCTGGCCTCACCCACCACGGAACAGCCCACGGCCACCGTCACCATTGCCGACTCGGGCCAGGGCGACGTGCAGCCTGGCACCGTGACCCTGGTGTGCTCCAACCCGCCCTGCGAGACCCACGAGACGGGCACCACCAACACGGCCACCACCACCGTCGTGGCTAACCTCGGGGggcacccccagcccacccaagTGCAGTTCGTCTGTGACAGACAGGAGGCCGCCGCTTCTCTCGTGACCTCCGCGGTGGGGCAGCAGAATGGCAGCGTGGTCCGAGTCTGCTCCAACCCGCCGTGCGAGACCCACGACACGGGCACCACCAACACGGCCACCACTGCCACCTCCAACATGGCCGGGCAGCACGGCTGCGCCAACCCGCCCTGCGAGACCCACGAGACGGGCACCACCAGCACGGCCACCACCGCCATGTCGGGCCTCGGGGCCGGCCATCGGCGAGACGCCCGGTTGGCCTGTGCGGCCGGCACCGTGCCCGCCGCCGCGGTCCGGGTCGGCGTGGCAGCTGGCGCAGCTGCTGGCGCCGCAGAGGGCGCCCAGGGCGCCGTCAAGCCCTCGTGCCAAACCCGCCAGACCAGCGCCACCAGCACCACCATGACTGTGATGGCCACTGGGGCCCCGTGTCCTGCTGGTCCGCTCCTCCGACCCAGCCTGGCCCTGGAGGCCGGCGGGCACGGCACCACCCTGGTGCAATTAGGCCCCGTGAGCGCCCAGGTCAGAGCCGGCAGCCTGGGCGGCGAGGACAGCCCCCTGGCCGGCCTGGGCTCGCTGGTGTCTGTGGGGCGCCCGCTGGAGGCACACCGCAGCCACACGACCAGCACCCCCGCTGCGGCCTGCACTGACCTGGGCGCTGGGGAGCCTGGCGAGGCGCAGGGCACCCCCGTGCTCGTGTACGAGAGCTCAGCCGGCCCCGCCGTGACTGCAACAGCTCTGGAGGCGCTGCTGTGCTCCTCGGCCGTCGTGACCCGGGTTTGCTCCAACCCGCCTTGCGAGACCCACGAGACGGGCACTACCCACACGCCCACCACCGCCACGTCGGGCGGGGGCGCGGGCCAACCAGAGGCTGGGCAGCAGCCCCCCGCCGGCCGCCCCTGCGAGACGCACCAGACCGCTTCCACTGGCACCACCATGTCGGTCAGCGTGGGCGCCCTGCTCCCCGACGCCGTGCCCGCCCACAGGACCCCGGAGTCCGGCTTGGAGGGGGCACCGTCCCCCACGGTCACTCCCCAGGCCGCCGCTTCGTTGCTGGCTCCCTTCCCGACGCAGAGGGTCTGCTCCAACCCCCCCTGCGAGACCCACGAGACGGGCACCACACACACGGCCACCACCGTCACCTCCAACATGAGCTCCAACCAAG ATCCCCCACCACCTGCCAGCGACCAGGGAGAGGTGGAGAGCACCCAGGGCGACAGCATGAACATCGCCAGTTCCAGTCCCATTGCAACGACGGGGTCCTCCACGCTGACGCGGGCTGTGACCACCGTGACACAGTCCACACCGGCGCCCGGCCCTTCGGTGCCG AAGATCTCATCAGTGACTGAAACTACCCCAGGGGCTCTGACCACCGAAGTCCCCATCCCGGCCACGATAACAGTGACCATAGCCAACACAGAAACTTCTGACATGCCCTTCTCTGCTGTTGACATCCTGCAGCCCCCAGAGGAGCTCCAGGCCTCGCCAGGGCCTCGCCAGCAGCTTCCGCCACGGCAACTCCTGCAGCCCGCCGCCACGCCCCTGATGGGGGAGTCCGCCGAGGTGCTGTCTGCCTCCCAGACCCCTGAGCTCCAGGCCGCCGTGGATCTGAGCAGTACAGGGGACCCGTCTTCAGGCCAGGAGCCTGCCACCTCGGCCGTGGTGGCCACTGTGGTGGTCCAGCCTCCCCCGCCCACGCAGTCCGAAGTAGACCAGTTGTCGCTTCCGCAAGAGCTGATGGCCGAGGCGCAGGCGGGGACCACCACCCTCATGGTAACGGGGCTCACCCCCGAGGAGCTGGCGGTGACTGCAGCTGCCGAGGCGGCCGCCCAGGCCGCGGCCACGGAGGAAGCCCAGGCCCTGGCCATCCAGGCCGTGCTCCAGGCCGCACAGCAGGCCGTCATGG GCACCGGGGAGCCCATGGACACAtctgaggcggcggcggcggtgacCCAGGCGGAGCTGAGCCACCTGTCGGCTGAGGGCCAGGAGGGTCAGGCCACCACCATCCCCATTGTGCTGACACAGCAGGAGCTGGCCGCCCtggtgcagcagcagcagctccaggaggcgcaggcccagcagcagcagcaccacctcCCCACCGAGGCCCTGGCCCCTGCCGACAGCCTCAACGACCCCACCATCGAGAGCAACTGCCTCAACGAGCTGGCGGGGGCCGTCCCCAGCACCGTGGCCCTGCTGCCGCCCACGGCCACCGAGA gcctggctccatcCAACACGTTTGTGGCCCCCCAGCCAGTCGTGGTCGCCAGTCCCGCGAAGCTGCAGGCCGCAGCTACCCTGACCGAGGTGGCCAACGGCATTGAGCCCCTGGGCGTG AAGCCGGACCTACCACCCCCGCCCAGCAAAGCCCCCGTGAAGAAGGAGAACCAGTGGTTTGACGTGGGCGTCATCAAGGGCACCAACGTGATGGTGACGCACTATTTCCTGCCACCCGATGATGCTGTGCCGTCGGAC GACGACTCCGGCACTGTCCCCGACTACAACCAGCTGAAGAAGCAGGAGCTGCAGCCGGGCACTGCCTACAAGTTCCGAGTCGCCGGGATCAACGCCTGCGGCCGGGGGCCGTTCAGCGAGATCTCGGCCTTTAAGACGTGTCTGCCTGGCTTCCCGGGGGCCCCCTGTGCCATCAAGATCAGCAAA AGTCCCGATGGAGCCCACCTGACCTGGGAGCCGCCCTCCGTGACCTCCGGCAAGATCATCGAGTACTCGGTGTACCTGGCCATCCAGAGCTCGCAGGCCGGCGGCGAGCCCAAGAGCGCCGCCCCGGCCCAGCTGGCTTTCATGCGGGTGTACTGCgggcccagcccctcctgcctcgTGCAGTCCTCCAGCCTCTCCAACGCCCACATCGACTACACCACCAAGCCCGCTATCATCTTCCGCATCGCCGCCCGCAACGAGAAGGGCTACGGCCCTGCCACCCAA